The Phoenix dactylifera cultivar Barhee BC4 chromosome 15, palm_55x_up_171113_PBpolish2nd_filt_p, whole genome shotgun sequence genome contains a region encoding:
- the LOC113462743 gene encoding probable ubiquitin conjugation factor E4 isoform X2, which yields MLRLCEPFLDAATTKRDKIDPKYLCYNNRLEFRQLTAMHASSEEVAAWIGNENCKKTDGHVNRVLESQEATSSGSNSESVAVSKEKPLMGCSRKNKCSFICECFFLTARVLRKALSDFKHLAQIPKSSKGYKKIPMAKREEQYPEA from the exons ATGCTTCGGCTTTGTGAACCCTTTCTAGATGCAGCCACAACAAAAAGGGACAAAATTGATCCAAAATATTTATGTTATAACAATCGTCTAGAATTTAG ACAATTGACAGCAATGCATGCATCATCTGAAGAGGTTGCAGCATGGATAGGTAATGAAAACTGCAAGAAGACTGATGGGCATGTCAACCGTGTATTAGAATCCCAAGAAGCTACCAGCTCTGGTAGTAATAGTGAGAGTGTTGCCGTTTCTAAAGAAAAGCCATTGATGGGTTGTTCAAGAAAGAATAAATGTTCATTTATATGCGAGTGTTTCTTTCTGACTGCAAGAGTACTTAGGAAAGCACTGTCAGACTTCAAACATCTTGCTCAG ATTCCAAAGAGTTCAAAAGGTTACAAGAAAATTCCAATGGCTAAACGTGAAGAACAATACCCCGAAGCATGA
- the LOC113462743 gene encoding probable ubiquitin conjugation factor E4 isoform X1, producing MLRLCEPFLDAATTKRDKIDPKYLCYNNRLEFRQLTAMHASSEEVAAWIGNENCKKTDGHVNRVLESQEATSSGSNSESVAVSKEKPLMGCSRKNKCSFICECFFLTARVLRKALSDFKHLAQNIRTSLEQANLSDRLVTTAVSISIGALTNSSLHLNLLDA from the exons ATGCTTCGGCTTTGTGAACCCTTTCTAGATGCAGCCACAACAAAAAGGGACAAAATTGATCCAAAATATTTATGTTATAACAATCGTCTAGAATTTAG ACAATTGACAGCAATGCATGCATCATCTGAAGAGGTTGCAGCATGGATAGGTAATGAAAACTGCAAGAAGACTGATGGGCATGTCAACCGTGTATTAGAATCCCAAGAAGCTACCAGCTCTGGTAGTAATAGTGAGAGTGTTGCCGTTTCTAAAGAAAAGCCATTGATGGGTTGTTCAAGAAAGAATAAATGTTCATTTATATGCGAGTGTTTCTTTCTGACTGCAAGAGTACTTAGGAAAGCACTGTCAGACTTCAAACATCTTGCTCAG AACATCAGGACCTCGCTAGAGCAGGCCAACCTCAGTGATCGGTTAGTGACTACTGCCGTCTCAATCTCCATTGGTGCCTTAACCAACAGCTCCCTCCATCTCAATCTGCTTGATGCCTGA
- the LOC103707396 gene encoding cell division topological specificity factor homolog, chloroplastic-like isoform X2, with translation MAISGDLKAFGTFSTYHPKHPLRPALSSSKLGRFLNAGSNDLRITPKWPYIMTPTSNTVHNSHRCFVFGGNKLSSTTITQDAEGILLDAINMNFFDRLSLAWRILFPTRTARINSNARIAKQRLKMILFSDRCAVSDEARKKIVRNIIEALSEFVEIDSQDKVQLNVSTDADLGTVYSVTVPVRRVKPEYQDSEEDYQGKITGIEHKDTGETSGTVDVTFDFFIPSGK, from the exons ATGGCGATCTCTGGAGATCTGAAGGCCTTTGGGACCTTCTCCACTTATCATCCCAAGCATCCCTTGCGACCCGCCCTCTCTTCCTCTAAG CTTGGCAGATTTCTCAATGCAGGATCTAATGATCTTAGGATCACACCTAAATGGCCATATATAATGACCCCAACTTCTAATACAGTTCACAACAGTCACCGGTGCTTTGTGTTTGGAGGAAACAAACTCTCCTCGACAACCATCACTCAAGATGCTGAAGGAATTCTTCTCGATGCTATCAACATGAACTTCTTTGATCGTTTGAGCTTGGCTTGGAGGATTCTATTTCCCACCAGAACTGCAAGAATAAATTCCAATGCAAGGATTGCAAAGCAGAGGCTTAAGATGATCTTATTCTCTGATAGATGTGCAGTCAGTGATGAAGCAAGGAAAAAGATTGTTCGGAATATCATTGAAGCCTTGTCTGAATTTGTCGAGATAGATTCTCAGGATAAAGTCCAACTAAATGTCTCAACAGATGCAGACCTTGGTACGGTATACTCTGTGACTGTCCCTGTCCGGCGGGTGAAGCCAGAATACCAAGATTCCGAGGAGGATTACCAGGGGAAAATAACGGGCATCGAACATAAAGACACTGGAGAGACTTCCGGGACTGTTGATGTCACATTTGATTTCTTCATCCCCAGTGGGAAATAA
- the LOC103707396 gene encoding cell division topological specificity factor homolog, chloroplastic-like isoform X1, with product MAISGDLKAFGTFSTYHPKHPLRPALSSSKVQLGRFLNAGSNDLRITPKWPYIMTPTSNTVHNSHRCFVFGGNKLSSTTITQDAEGILLDAINMNFFDRLSLAWRILFPTRTARINSNARIAKQRLKMILFSDRCAVSDEARKKIVRNIIEALSEFVEIDSQDKVQLNVSTDADLGTVYSVTVPVRRVKPEYQDSEEDYQGKITGIEHKDTGETSGTVDVTFDFFIPSGK from the exons ATGGCGATCTCTGGAGATCTGAAGGCCTTTGGGACCTTCTCCACTTATCATCCCAAGCATCCCTTGCGACCCGCCCTCTCTTCCTCTAAG GTACAGCTTGGCAGATTTCTCAATGCAGGATCTAATGATCTTAGGATCACACCTAAATGGCCATATATAATGACCCCAACTTCTAATACAGTTCACAACAGTCACCGGTGCTTTGTGTTTGGAGGAAACAAACTCTCCTCGACAACCATCACTCAAGATGCTGAAGGAATTCTTCTCGATGCTATCAACATGAACTTCTTTGATCGTTTGAGCTTGGCTTGGAGGATTCTATTTCCCACCAGAACTGCAAGAATAAATTCCAATGCAAGGATTGCAAAGCAGAGGCTTAAGATGATCTTATTCTCTGATAGATGTGCAGTCAGTGATGAAGCAAGGAAAAAGATTGTTCGGAATATCATTGAAGCCTTGTCTGAATTTGTCGAGATAGATTCTCAGGATAAAGTCCAACTAAATGTCTCAACAGATGCAGACCTTGGTACGGTATACTCTGTGACTGTCCCTGTCCGGCGGGTGAAGCCAGAATACCAAGATTCCGAGGAGGATTACCAGGGGAAAATAACGGGCATCGAACATAAAGACACTGGAGAGACTTCCGGGACTGTTGATGTCACATTTGATTTCTTCATCCCCAGTGGGAAATAA